In Centroberyx gerrardi isolate f3 chromosome 20, fCenGer3.hap1.cur.20231027, whole genome shotgun sequence, a genomic segment contains:
- the pmp22b gene encoding peripheral myelin protein 22b, with amino-acid sequence MLLLLLGIITLHVAALVLLFVSTIVSVWTTGETSTSDLWTNCSTANGGYHCDPASTGEWIQAVQALMILSIIFSILSLFLFFCQLFTLQKGGRFFLTGTFQILASLFVMSGAIIYTVMSQDWVPDTDSFGFSYILAWVAFPLALISGLIYVILRKRE; translated from the exons ATGCTGCTCCTACTACTGGGAATCATCACCCTGCACGTCGCTGCTCTGGTTCTCTTGTTTGTATCAACAATTGTCAGc GTATGGACGACGGGTGAAACCAGCACCTCAGACCTCTGGACAAACTGCTCCACTGCCAATGGAGGATACCACTGTGACCCCGCCTCAACTGGAG AGTGGATTCAAGCGGTCCAGGCTCTCATGATCCTGTCCATCATCTTCAgcatcctgtctctcttcctcttcttctgccagctCTTCACTCTGCAGAAGGGCGGACGCTTCTTCCTCACCGGAACCTTCCAGATCCTTGCCA gTCTGTTTGTGATGAGCGGAGCCATCATCTATACGGTGATGAGTCAAGACTGGGTGCCGGACACAGACTCCTTCGGCTTCTCCTACATCCTGGCATGGGTGGCCTTCCCCTTGGCACTGATCAGCGGACTCATCTATGTCATCTTGAGGAAGCGAGAATGA